Genomic segment of candidate division KSB1 bacterium:
AGACTAGATTAGACGTAAAACTGTTGGAATCCGCCCCATCGAGATCAATCCCCCGATAACCGTTGCGCACCGTGGAGCTTGAGATCTCGCCCCGGACATTTAAGCCATCGAAGGTGATGCCGAATTGGCCGTTCTGACTCCATCCCAGATGGGCGAACTCGCCGTAGACCAGGCTGAAGCTGGTCGTGTTCCGAGCGAGGTTTTGGATATAGGCTGTGTTGCCGCTGGCGCTGGTATCGGTGCCGGCATTGGGGGGTATGTGACCTTGGCAACGGGTTTGTCCGAACACAGCAACGGGGGAGCCCTGGGAGACTTCTGTTATGATGAGAAGGGTGTTCCCTCCCTGAATTGCACACTGTGGGGGGCAGCAATCGGCGGCAGCGCGGGTGCCCTTCTAGGTGGGTCTAAGGCCATCCTGGAAAGCGAGTCGCCCTCAGCGGTAGAACGGAGTTTCGCAGTAGGCATGCTAGGGTTAGTCCTGGGTGCCGGGGTTGGTGTAGCGGCCGGGGTAGCAGCCGAAATTGCAGCGGACGAAGCAGTCGAAGCAGGGGAGGAACCGAACTTTTGCATTGATAACGATTGCACCCTGCTCATGGCTAAGATCTTCGGCGGTCTCGGCACGGTTGCTGGCGTTGTGTTGGGTGCAATAAGTGCAAAAGGTGCAAAGGAGGGCGATGCAAGAAACAGGCGATTCGATGTAGGTTTTTACCCACAGCGCAACAGCGGGTTTGCGATGAGGGCTTTGGTCAGGTTTTAGCGATGTGACTCATGACCCAATCAGCCAGAATGTCCTGTCAGAAACCTTAGTTACTAAGGATTTTCAATGTTATCGATGCCTGAAATGATGGATGGCACCACGAGTTAAGTCAAAAAGAATCAAAGGAAACTTGAGATGAAAAAATCTAATATTTTGACCGGTGTGCTTATTCTTCTTTTAGTTGAAAACGTAGCCGCACAAGACCTACCGGATCCATCTTTCACTTTAGCAAAAAAATCAATTTTGAGCGCTTCCTTTCAGTATCAAAATTTACCCGATCGCTGGGACATCAACTACTACGGACTAAATTTAGAGATCTTTTTAAACGAACATATAAGTTACTCCGGATCCCTGGTTTTTGGAAAGGGCTCAGATAACCTCTATTATGGGCATTTTCCGCTAGCCGGTGCGGTGCTTTTGCTTCCCGCAGTTCTTGCAATGGCAGGGATTGAAACGATGTTTCCGGGGTTTTTTGAAAATGTGGACACTGCCGGAGACTGGGCTAAGGCAGGCCTTAAGATTCTATTACTTGAGAATCTAAATTATAACGTTCGCATCGGCAACAAATTTATGATTGTACCCTATTTGAAGTTGCTCGGGGCCGAGGGTGAAGTACGTGAAGCAGGAAAAGGTTCGGAGACCTCTGATGTAGTCATTCTAACTACAGGGGCTGGCATCAATTTGAGATTTTTTTTAACCGGGCGTCTTACCTTGAACCCAAATCTCAATTTTAAACGCTTTTTCACCTGGGGTAGAGCTTCGTTTGGGGATGGCAATTATAGTGGATATACATTTGGCATTAATTTAGGTTATGTGTTCTAAAAATAATCACCATTTAACAGGAGGTTGTCATGAAAAAGTTAAACTTAAGTTGTTTGAGACTCTTAAGCTTGCTGACTATTCTGGGCTTAACGGTCAATGCATTTGGTCAGTCTGAACAGGTCTGGACGCACACTGTTCAAGGAAATATCAAATGGCTACAGCTTGCTCCAACTGGTCATTTGATTGTTAGCACTAAGGAAAGTCTCGTTGGCGTCGATCCGGAAAACGGTGAAATTCTCTGGACCAGGAAGGATTTAAAAGGGCTGAAAGAGCGGCCCATAGAATACCATGATAGCTGGCTGGGAGAGTTTATTCCGTTCACTCCTTACGTGGTGGTTCGGAAACATAGCGAAGCTGGCAAGCTCTTCAAACATGAGACTGCGCCCACCTACATAAGCGTCATGAATGCTGTAACCGGCGAAGACATTTTGACCACGGAAACGATGGGTTTAAAAGCTCACTATGGCTATTTATTGCTACCAGAAATTGGCAGCATGTTGATTTACGCAAAAGATAAGGACAAGAAAAAGAAGGTGCTTGCCATACAACTACAAACCGGCAAAGTTTTGTGGGAAAACAAAGATTCTTTCAAATTCGAGGCAGAAAAGGAGGATATTTCTGGCATTCAACCGCCCCTGTTTGATACTGAAGAAAGCATGATCACCTTTATGACCAAAAAAGGAATACGCAAGTTCAGTTCCAAAACCGGTGAATTAATTTGGGAAACAAATATAAAGGCAAAACATGCGCCCTATTTAACCTACGGTTATGCAGCAATGCTCTTAAATGAAAAAGACAAAGTTATCTATGCTGCCAGCGACAAGACCGTCTATGCTGTCCGCACGGAAGATGGTAGTCTCCTGTGGGAAAAAGCGCCCAAGTTAAAAGGCCGGGTTTCATGGATGCGACTAACTCCGCAGGGTCTGCTGGTAAGGGGGGGTTCCAAGAAGTCATTTATTCAGCTACTCGATCTTGCAACCGGACAACCCATATGGGAAAAGCGCTTCACCTTCAAAGTTAAAGAGAACGATCGGGGTCAGATGTCGCTAACTCCGCAAGGGCTGGTGATAAAGGGAGAATCTTTTATCAATCTAATCGACCTTGCCACGGGAAAGCCGGTGTGGAAAAAGAAGTTCAAGAAACTGAAGGATGACGCGACTAACTTCGTCGTCAAAGATGATAAAGTCGTGGTGTATTCAGACAAAAAGCTCTATGCCATCAACCTTTCCGATGGGAAATATACTGAAATAGCCAAAAAATTGAAATTTGAGGGGAAGGAAACGCCGGGTGTACTGACCCTCAGGGATGATGGATATTTTTTACGGTCGAGCAATAACCTCATGCTCGTCTCGTTTAGCGGAGAGAAGGTTTTCCACACCTATCATAAAGCGCCGGGACTTAGTTTCGCAGAAAGAATGGTGGGTTCGATCGCTCGAAAAGCGGTGGGAGTGGCAGCAGGACAGCTTGGAGGCTGGGAGGTTGACAGGGAAGGCGCGCACGAGCAACTTGGCCATTGGGCACCAGTTTTATATATGGGTGACGAAGGTTTTTGGTACGAAAAACGTTTTAAGGCCACAGAGAATCGGGACACCTATACTTATATACTGACAAAAATAAAAACGGAGAGCGAAAAAGGATTCGGCTTCGTACGGGTCAACAAAATCAACGGCAAGACAGAGGGTCACATCATTTTGGGAACCAAAACACCTGTTCATCAAATAGACGAAATCGAATCGTGGCTCTTTTTTAAATCAGACAAACAGGAGATCGTCTGCTATAAGTTTTAGTAACAAGTAAGCCTTTTCAGATAGTTCATTTATTAGATCTGTGATTGTCATCTTAAGTACTTCAAGCCAAGGGTTAAAAAGCTAACGAGACTTGTTGTGGGGATGGCGAGCGCCTTTTGCAAGAATTGCGTTCTTCCCAACGCTTTCAATATAATGAAGAAATCTGTTTTTATCTTGACGGAACATGGGAATAAAATCTCTGAGAACGTTTATCTCAATATAAATAGCACATATTTAGAAAAAAATCAAGTGGAGAATTGATATCAAAAAAGAAATCTACACCTTCCCGAATACTCTGAGCTTGAAGATCGTATAAGTCCACGGAAGCGTATGACCGTGGCAAAAAATTTGATTCCTACCGGCTGCTTCCTTCCTTAAGGGAGTATGTTTTGATAAATCAGCACGAGATGCATGTCGAGCATTTCTACAAAAATGAAAAAGGTCAGTGGATGTTCAAGGATTACAGAGATCAGGAAATATTGAATTTATTTTCCATGGACAGCAGCATGGCAATAGCTGACTTTTATCAAAACGTCGATTTTAAGGAAAAGGAGTGACCTTCACCAAGCATGCGTGAATTAAGTTAACTTACTCTTTCTTCCCACCCTTCACCTTCTTCAGCCGCTGATTCGTCTTTGCCAATTGCACAAGCAGAGACTCTAACTGGCTGGTATACTCCTGCAGAGAAAGTTGATCTTTCTTCGCCTTTAAATCTTCGATTGCTTGTCCCAAACCCAATTTTTCCAACCTCAAACTGTCAGCGGGAGACTGCGTACCGGATTTTAGGCGCTGCAAACTCGTTTGAAATTCAGATGACAATCCGGCCAAATAAACCCGGCTTGCCCACTTGCCGTCTTCGGCGTCTTCGAAATCCTGGCTGCCTTTACCGTCGCCATTGTCATCGAGAAGCGGATGCTCGGCGCGCAGCCGGCGCTGATCTTCGTACCATTTGTCCTGGCTGGTTTTAGCAAATTTAAAGGCCTCCAAAATACTCACGCGATTGTCTTTATTTAGATCCGCCTGGTTGTCATCGAAAGCATCTAAAAAGAAATTTGCAAAACTGGTTTCGAAATATTCGCGGCCGCTTTTGGTCGCTGTGATAATGACCCTTTCTTTGCCGCTCAACTTTTTGATAAAGGGACCGCTGGCGCTGCTGGTATTCACCAGAATGATTTTGTTCGTTGGGAGTTTAGCCAATAATTGCGCGTAATCGATGGCCTTTAAATCAGGGCCGAGCAGATTGAATTTGCTCCAGGTGCCGTCAAAGGTACCATGGCCAACCATAAAGATAAAAAGCTGGTCTTCCTGTTTCATCTTGACTGCCAGCCGGTTCATAACATCGCGAACGTTTTCGGCAGTGCATTTGGCCTTGATTTTCAGAGAATCGTAAGCAAGGTCTTCAAACAAATAAAAAACATTTTCAGATTTATAGTCCAATTCGTTCACCAGCAAGTCATACATGCGGTTGGTCTGGTCGAAGTATTCTTCAGTGAACTCTTTCTGACCGCCGATACCGCCGATGATGACTGCGTATCTATCGCCGAAGTTTATAGAAGATTGAGGATAGAGGATTGAGAATTGACTTAAAAAATTTGAAGCAAAAAGAAAAAATACGAAAATGTAAACAATCTTGTCATTCCGACCCCTTCGACTTCGCTCAGGACAGGCTTCGGGAGGAATCTGTGAGTACGTAAAACGACCAGATTTCTCACGTCGCTTCGCTCGTTCGAAATGACAATACAGTTTAGGTTTTTTCATTAGACAATAATCAATTATCGATAAACAATCAAGAAAGGCCTTTGCTGCGGCGCAAATACCACTCAACAGACAAAATCAGAATCAGCAGCAGGAACAAGAGCGGCATGTCCCACAAATCGTATTCGACCAATTTGGAATAAGTGCCCTGCATGACCGAAATCTGATCCGGCAGGCTCTCGGCCTCATCCTGGTGATAATATTTGCCGCCGCTGATTTCGGCGATTCTTTTCAGAAGCGGGGCTTGCAGCTGCGCATTTGAAAACTCCGTCGTCGATTCTTCAACAAAAAACGCAGCCTCTGTTTTCCCTAAAAACGACCCGTTTGATGAACGCGCGGTAATTTCAACTAAATACAACCCTTGTTCGTCCGGGTGATAAGCGCCGATATACTCGACTTTGCCATTAGATGACCAATTAAAAGGGACATCGATTATCTTTCCGGACGGAGTGGTAATTCGAGCTTTAATGGTGGCGTCTTCGATTGTTGAGAAAGTGCTGTCTCTCACATCAACTTTCAAAGTTACTTCGTCATTCGGAACGTAGGTCTCCTTGTCCAAATGGCATTCAATTGGTTCCGGAGAGGCAAGCGCCAACCAACGTAGAATCTGACGCCAAAAACGCTCGTGACTCATATCTTCGTGCGACAACCCCATTTGCCAGAGCCATGAGCTGGAGGTCGCAAACACCATGGATCGGCCCCGGCCAAAACGTTGTTGAGCTAAAATAACTTTGGGATCCCCGGCCTCACTCAGTGGATGGACCGCCAGAATCGTGGCACCCGGCTTGGCCCTGCCCAGCGGGTTATAGCCTTCTAAATCCGGCAAGGCGTCCCACAAATTACGACTTTCGCTTTCTGTTGATGCAAGCTGCAAAATAGGATTTCGATATCCTTCCGGGGTAAGCAAGAGTTTAAATTTATCTCGAAACGTGCCAGGAAATTGCTGCACCGCGCTATTTCTGTAAGGCAATTCAACCGGCAGCATTTTTTCGACCGGAGTTCCGTAGTAATTGCCCTGGCCAAAAGTCTGGCTGCCGCCAAGCATTAAAAATCCGCCGCCGCGCTGGGAGACGAATTCTAATGTATTCTCCAATTCTTTTGAGCTGAAAAAATCAGCTTCGATGCTGCCAAAAATGATCGCGTCGTATTCGAAAAGCTCCCTCTTATTTTTTGGATAGCCGTCTCTCAGCTCGCTTTGATCCTTAATCCCCTGGCGGTAAAACTTCTCCTGGCTGGTTCGCAAAAGTGAAACAAGCTCCAAACTTGGATCGCCGTCAATGGCACGACGAAGATACTTAAACTCGGCGCGCGGATAGCCATCAATGTAAAGCACGCGGGCGCGTTTGCTGCGATTATCGATCAAGAAACTCTTGCTGTTGTTTTCTTTTATGGACTCATTTTCTTGCGCAACCACGTTCAAGCTATATCTGACAAACCCGCTTTTTTGAGGAGAAAATTTTAGCGAAGTTCGAGTCGCAGCACCCTCTAAATTTACGGTTTGTTTTTTTACAATCCGGCCTTCTTCTCTTAATTCCAATTCGACTTTTTTCTTTTCAAGGCTTTTGTTCTTGATGAGCGCCGAAAGTTCAATGACCGAATTTTCAATAACCGAGTGGTTGACAGCCACTTTTGACAACTCAATATCCTCGGAACGCTCACTGCCCACCCCAACGACAAAAACCGGTAAATTTTTGTTTTTCATCACGGCGGCATATTCAAGCGGGTCGTCATCGCCATTGTTGACGCCGTCTGTAAACAGCACAACGCCGGAGACCGCACTCTGTTTTGCCACGTCCGCCGCAAAAGCCAAACTCCGCGCCAAATTCGTTGCGACACCTTGAGCGGCTAATTGTTGAGTTTCTTTCAGGTGTTCGACATCCGAAGAAAATTTATACATTTGAATTTTAAAATTCTGCTTCAGTCTGTCGGTAAGCCCGGGGGCCTCCTCACTTCCCAACAATGTTTTGGTAAAATCTAATCGGGACAAGTCATCTTCAGCATCCTGAATGGACATGCTTTTGGAATCATCAACTAGCAGGATCAAAGAACTTTTGCGCGGGACAACCGATGATACGGTAACCACTGGTTCCAGTAAGATGATCAAAAGCAGCGTAATAACCACGAACTTTAAACCGATCAAAACAGTTTTGAACTTCCGGTTCAACTGCAAGGTGGTTTTTCTGTAAATCAGCCAAAGAGCCACAGCAAATAAAATCACAATCCCCAAAAGGGCTATAATAGAAGGAAGTAATTTAAAAGTGATTTCGCCTTCTGAAAAAACTACCGGGTTGTATTTTAGTAGAAATTCGAGCATCTCTAAAGTCTTATTTACTATTTCTAAATGTCAATGTCTTTAAAAATGGGAAGCTGGATGCTGGGTGCTTGCTGCTGGATGCTTTACCCAGAATCCAGCAGCAAGCAACCAGAAAGCTATTTTTTCGTCTTCGACAACACTTCATAATATTTTTCAACCAAAGCCTCGTACTCGGGCGGAATTTTTTCTTCCCGGGCCAGAAACAGTTTTTCTTTGTTTTTCAGGATTTCTAATTTATGCGCCAGTTCAGCTTCAAAAGCTTTCAACGGGTTGAGCACTTGTTCTTCTATCAATTGAAATCTTTCCGGGAGCCCGCCGCTAAAACTTCGGATCATACCCTCCATATTTTGACTTAATTTTTGAAACTCCCGGCTGAGTGAACTATCACCTTGAACCGCCCTTT
This window contains:
- a CDS encoding right-handed parallel beta-helix repeat-containing protein, with amino-acid sequence MFGQTRCQGHIPPNAGTDTSASGNTAYIQNLARNTTSFSLVYGEFAHLGWSQNGQFGITFDGLNVRGEISSSTVRNGYRGIDLDGADSNSFTSNLVYRHANKGVHLLSGPDGNTFTSNHVYANSSHGMHP
- a CDS encoding VWA domain-containing protein, which translates into the protein MLEFLLKYNPVVFSEGEITFKLLPSIIALLGIVILFAVALWLIYRKTTLQLNRKFKTVLIGLKFVVITLLLIILLEPVVTVSSVVPRKSSLILLVDDSKSMSIQDAEDDLSRLDFTKTLLGSEEAPGLTDRLKQNFKIQMYKFSSDVEHLKETQQLAAQGVATNLARSLAFAADVAKQSAVSGVVLFTDGVNNGDDDPLEYAAVMKNKNLPVFVVGVGSERSEDIELSKVAVNHSVIENSVIELSALIKNKSLEKKKVELELREEGRIVKKQTVNLEGAATRTSLKFSPQKSGFVRYSLNVVAQENESIKENNSKSFLIDNRSKRARVLYIDGYPRAEFKYLRRAIDGDPSLELVSLLRTSQEKFYRQGIKDQSELRDGYPKNKRELFEYDAIIFGSIEADFFSSKELENTLEFVSQRGGGFLMLGGSQTFGQGNYYGTPVEKMLPVELPYRNSAVQQFPGTFRDKFKLLLTPEGYRNPILQLASTESESRNLWDALPDLEGYNPLGRAKPGATILAVHPLSEAGDPKVILAQQRFGRGRSMVFATSSSWLWQMGLSHEDMSHERFWRQILRWLALASPEPIECHLDKETYVPNDEVTLKVDVRDSTFSTIEDATIKARITTPSGKIIDVPFNWSSNGKVEYIGAYHPDEQGLYLVEITARSSNGSFLGKTEAAFFVEESTTEFSNAQLQAPLLKRIAEISGGKYYHQDEAESLPDQISVMQGTYSKLVEYDLWDMPLLFLLLILILSVEWYLRRSKGLS
- a CDS encoding caspase family protein translates to MKKPKLYCHFERAKRREKSGRFTYSQIPPEACPERSRRGRNDKIVYIFVFFLFASNFLSQFSILYPQSSINFGDRYAVIIGGIGGQKEFTEEYFDQTNRMYDLLVNELDYKSENVFYLFEDLAYDSLKIKAKCTAENVRDVMNRLAVKMKQEDQLFIFMVGHGTFDGTWSKFNLLGPDLKAIDYAQLLAKLPTNKIILVNTSSASGPFIKKLSGKERVIITATKSGREYFETSFANFFLDAFDDNQADLNKDNRVSILEAFKFAKTSQDKWYEDQRRLRAEHPLLDDNGDGKGSQDFEDAEDGKWASRVYLAGLSSEFQTSLQRLKSGTQSPADSLRLEKLGLGQAIEDLKAKKDQLSLQEYTSQLESLLVQLAKTNQRLKKVKGGKKE
- a CDS encoding PQQ-binding-like beta-propeller repeat protein → MKKLNLSCLRLLSLLTILGLTVNAFGQSEQVWTHTVQGNIKWLQLAPTGHLIVSTKESLVGVDPENGEILWTRKDLKGLKERPIEYHDSWLGEFIPFTPYVVVRKHSEAGKLFKHETAPTYISVMNAVTGEDILTTETMGLKAHYGYLLLPEIGSMLIYAKDKDKKKKVLAIQLQTGKVLWENKDSFKFEAEKEDISGIQPPLFDTEESMITFMTKKGIRKFSSKTGELIWETNIKAKHAPYLTYGYAAMLLNEKDKVIYAASDKTVYAVRTEDGSLLWEKAPKLKGRVSWMRLTPQGLLVRGGSKKSFIQLLDLATGQPIWEKRFTFKVKENDRGQMSLTPQGLVIKGESFINLIDLATGKPVWKKKFKKLKDDATNFVVKDDKVVVYSDKKLYAINLSDGKYTEIAKKLKFEGKETPGVLTLRDDGYFLRSSNNLMLVSFSGEKVFHTYHKAPGLSFAERMVGSIARKAVGVAAGQLGGWEVDREGAHEQLGHWAPVLYMGDEGFWYEKRFKATENRDTYTYILTKIKTESEKGFGFVRVNKINGKTEGHIILGTKTPVHQIDEIESWLFFKSDKQEIVCYKF